Proteins encoded by one window of Ignavibacteriota bacterium:
- a CDS encoding ABC-F family ATP-binding cassette domain-containing protein encodes MLTLSNLSVHFGGRHLFDNVSVMVGEKDKIGLIGRNGTGKSTLLKIISGIDEASSGDVVIPNEYTIGYLPQEIQSESELTVMEETQSALKELQFLENEINKLTEQLGERQDYESNEYMKIIERLNHHTDRLKILGGDSIQGDIEQVLKGLGFSRSDFVRPMNEFSGGWQMRVELAKILLSKPNCVLLDEPTNHLDIESVQWLENFLRNYFGAIILVSHDRRFLDTVTNRTFELTGGKIIDMNFNYTDFMQKRQEQRELELAQYKNQQKEIEQTERFIERFRSKASLATRVQSRIKALEKVERIELEEVDSSSIRLKFPEPPRSSRLVCEGKKLSKSYGDLLVLKSIDFAIERGEKLAFVGKNGEGKSTLSRIIAGSEPYEGELIIGSNVQIGYYAQHQSTLFNPDLNVFDVIDTEATGDARPYVRSILGAFMFSGDDVYKKVKVLSGGEKSRLSLARLMLKSYNLLILDEPTNHLDMAAKDVLKQALIDYQGSLIIVSHDREFLEGLTNKTIEFKNNKIHEFLGDINYYLEKMQMENLRELELSSKKGNSDSDNQASQNQLIREERKNIQRQIGKLKKEIEQIEAKLALLENENAEFEISFSDAEFFKDIELSAQAQSKYKENKTQIEVLFEKWDTLSSSLMELESLI; translated from the coding sequence ATGCTTACTTTAAGTAATTTATCTGTTCATTTCGGAGGCAGACACCTTTTTGATAATGTCTCTGTTATGGTCGGTGAAAAAGATAAAATTGGTCTGATTGGCAGAAATGGTACCGGAAAATCAACATTGCTGAAAATTATATCAGGAATTGATGAAGCCTCTTCCGGAGATGTTGTTATTCCTAATGAATACACAATCGGCTATCTTCCTCAAGAGATTCAATCAGAGTCAGAGCTTACAGTAATGGAAGAAACTCAGTCTGCTTTAAAAGAACTCCAGTTTCTCGAAAATGAAATCAATAAATTAACAGAGCAGCTTGGTGAGCGTCAGGACTACGAGTCTAATGAATATATGAAAATCATAGAGCGTCTTAATCATCATACTGACAGGCTCAAGATTTTAGGTGGTGATTCAATTCAGGGCGATATTGAACAGGTTTTGAAAGGACTTGGTTTTTCAAGAAGTGATTTTGTAAGACCTATGAATGAATTCAGTGGCGGCTGGCAAATGCGGGTCGAACTTGCTAAAATTCTGTTAAGTAAACCGAATTGTGTACTGCTGGATGAGCCGACAAATCATTTAGATATCGAATCGGTTCAGTGGCTTGAGAATTTTCTCAGAAATTATTTTGGTGCAATTATACTTGTTTCACACGACAGGCGATTTCTAGATACTGTAACAAACAGGACTTTCGAGCTTACGGGCGGCAAAATTATTGATATGAATTTTAACTATACTGATTTTATGCAAAAACGTCAGGAGCAAAGAGAACTCGAACTTGCTCAATACAAAAATCAGCAGAAAGAAATCGAGCAAACTGAGCGATTTATTGAAAGATTCAGATCTAAAGCATCTCTTGCTACAAGAGTACAATCCCGCATAAAAGCCCTTGAAAAAGTAGAAAGAATTGAGCTCGAAGAGGTTGACTCATCTTCAATCCGATTAAAATTTCCCGAACCGCCCCGCTCTTCTCGACTTGTATGCGAAGGCAAGAAGCTCTCTAAAAGCTATGGAGACTTACTTGTACTTAAATCAATTGATTTTGCAATTGAAAGAGGCGAAAAGCTTGCTTTTGTAGGTAAGAATGGCGAAGGAAAGTCAACTTTAAGCAGGATTATTGCCGGAAGCGAACCTTATGAAGGCGAACTGATTATTGGTTCCAATGTTCAGATTGGTTATTATGCTCAGCACCAGTCAACACTATTTAATCCTGACTTGAATGTTTTTGATGTAATTGATACCGAGGCAACAGGCGACGCAAGACCTTACGTTCGTAGCATTTTGGGTGCATTTATGTTTTCAGGAGATGATGTTTACAAAAAAGTTAAAGTGCTCTCCGGTGGTGAGAAATCTCGTCTTTCACTTGCAAGATTGATGCTTAAGTCATATAATTTGTTAATTCTTGATGAGCCGACTAACCATCTTGATATGGCGGCAAAAGATGTGCTGAAACAGGCTCTGATTGATTATCAGGGTAGCCTGATAATTGTTTCACACGACAGAGAATTTCTCGAAGGATTAACCAATAAAACAATTGAATTCAAGAATAATAAAATTCATGAGTTCTTGGGAGATATAAATTATTATCTTGAGAAAATGCAAATGGAAAATCTCCGCGAACTCGAACTATCCTCAAAAAAAGGGAATTCAGATAGTGATAATCAGGCAAGCCAAAATCAGTTAATACGAGAAGAACGCAAAAATATTCAGCGACAAATTGGTAAACTTAAAAAAGAAATCGAACAAATCGAAGCTAAACTGGCTTTACTCGAAAATGAAAATGCAGAGTTTGAAATCAGTTTTTCAGACGCCGAATTTTTCAAAGATATTGAATTATCTGCACAAGCTCAGTCAAAATACAAAGAGAATAAAACTCAAATTGAAGTATTATTCGAGAAATGGGACACTCTCTCAAGCTCACTCATGGAATTAGAGAGCTTGATTTAA
- a CDS encoding DNA-directed RNA polymerase subunit omega — MAKYVVNPVKVRMQESSKGSIYQSIVAMGFRARQINDYIKQELNERMADIVPTPDDSETVNFDQISISREFDRIPKPTFLAMKEIFDNKLRFELPTPISNKTEDDL, encoded by the coding sequence TTGGCTAAATATGTTGTAAATCCGGTAAAAGTCAGAATGCAGGAATCGAGTAAAGGTTCGATTTATCAATCAATTGTCGCAATGGGCTTCCGTGCCAGACAAATTAATGATTATATCAAGCAAGAACTCAATGAGCGTATGGCTGATATTGTTCCGACACCTGACGATTCAGAAACAGTAAATTTTGATCAAATTTCAATAAGCCGTGAATTTGACAGAATTCCAAAGCCAACTTTTTTGGCTATGAAAGAAATCTTTGACAATAAATTGAGATTTGAACTACCAACTCCAATCAGTAACAAAACTGAAGACGATTTGTAA
- a CDS encoding MerR family transcriptional regulator has protein sequence MEKLYYSISEVSKLVDEEQHILRYWEKEFSEIKPRKNRAGNRVYSIRDLSVIKFVKKMLRDDKISLKEAKNRIKDIKPDDFDALMLADESQSEVNVSFEKHATDILAFEQQELSELKNLLIDFKKFLSVS, from the coding sequence ATGGAAAAATTGTATTATTCTATCAGCGAAGTCAGTAAATTAGTTGACGAAGAGCAACATATTCTCCGCTATTGGGAGAAAGAATTCAGCGAAATCAAGCCTCGAAAAAATCGTGCAGGAAATCGCGTGTATTCAATTAGGGATTTATCTGTTATCAAGTTTGTTAAAAAAATGCTCAGAGATGATAAAATATCTTTAAAAGAAGCAAAAAATCGTATTAAAGATATTAAGCCCGATGATTTTGATGCCCTTATGTTAGCTGATGAAAGCCAGTCTGAAGTCAATGTTTCATTTGAAAAACATGCTACCGACATTTTAGCTTTTGAGCAACAAGAACTTAGCGAATTAAAGAACCTTTTAATAGACTTTAAAAAGTTTCTCAGCGTCTCTTAA
- a CDS encoding WD40 repeat domain-containing protein, which translates to MLTKQNILLILISLILPLNILLSQNFNYEVRVIGNHEDEVLGVFVNEADSQVATCSLDEIIKIWSLPDGKEICKLQGHLGQVNNLSFSGNDKMIASGSSDMTVRIWDIEKCSQVKVLSGHTDQVIGVYYSQDDASTFVASTSFDKTVKLWDVSLGSEIKTLRGHTLPTNNVAYSYDGEFIASCSDDKTIRIWSTDLNTSSALQILNGHEAPVLSVLFSFDNKYLASCDQAGEIIIWSMPHGQMMRKIKAHNELIQDVSFAGDNKTLVSASLDKSVKLWDVTNGINLFSMDFDTEIWSVDLTTDLKNIILGCADGTVRLMTSKTDGKKGTMKKSDAKKKGGKK; encoded by the coding sequence ATGTTAACTAAGCAGAATATTTTGCTGATATTGATTTCACTAATTTTGCCACTAAACATATTATTGTCTCAAAATTTCAATTATGAAGTGCGTGTGATAGGCAATCATGAAGATGAAGTTTTGGGTGTTTTTGTTAACGAAGCTGACTCGCAGGTTGCAACCTGCAGCCTAGATGAAATTATAAAAATATGGTCTCTTCCTGATGGTAAAGAGATTTGCAAACTGCAGGGACATTTGGGACAGGTCAATAATTTGTCATTTTCAGGCAATGACAAGATGATTGCAAGCGGCTCAAGCGATATGACAGTCAGAATATGGGATATTGAGAAATGTTCTCAGGTTAAAGTACTGTCAGGTCATACCGACCAGGTCATAGGTGTTTATTACAGTCAGGATGATGCTTCTACATTTGTTGCCAGCACCAGTTTTGATAAAACTGTTAAACTATGGGATGTCAGTCTTGGCAGTGAAATCAAGACACTAAGAGGACACACATTGCCCACTAATAATGTTGCTTACAGCTATGACGGCGAATTTATTGCTTCTTGCAGCGACGACAAAACAATCCGTATATGGTCCACAGATCTCAATACATCCTCAGCTCTTCAAATATTGAATGGGCACGAAGCACCGGTACTTTCAGTTCTTTTTAGTTTCGACAATAAATACCTTGCTTCTTGTGACCAGGCAGGCGAAATTATTATTTGGTCAATGCCACACGGACAAATGATGAGGAAAATCAAGGCACATAATGAGCTTATTCAGGATGTATCCTTCGCAGGTGATAATAAGACTCTTGTGAGTGCAAGTCTTGATAAATCTGTTAAACTTTGGGATGTTACTAACGGCATTAACCTCTTTAGCATGGACTTCGATACTGAAATATGGTCAGTTGATTTGACTACGGACTTGAAAAATATTATATTAGGTTGCGCTGACGGAACTGTCAGGCTAATGACAAGCAAAACCGATGGGAAAAAAGGTACAATGAAAAAGTCCGATGCAAAGAAAAAAGGAGGTAAAAAATAA
- a CDS encoding OmpA family protein yields MNKKIINLLMLVLVIFISFSPLSAQLTSTVISITGHVKDEITKEGLKADIKIFDNTGKRINSTKSNAHEDGYYFLTTLKPGLTYSVEIFAENYLKEYYTVSLPNTDKYIEVSRDFTLKPMQRNAKIPLTVSPFEYNKSKLRFGSAVALEKLANTFKNNPNVKFTIVSYPDTDANPQENKELTNKRADALQDYFIVQGIEPSRISIKESESTDPNIPPPTEKRAKGKKYIGSTYIIINDF; encoded by the coding sequence ATGAATAAGAAAATTATAAATCTTTTAATGTTAGTATTGGTTATTTTTATATCATTCAGCCCTCTTTCGGCTCAGCTTACAAGTACAGTGATTTCCATCACTGGACATGTAAAAGATGAAATTACAAAAGAAGGACTCAAAGCAGATATAAAAATCTTTGACAATACCGGAAAAAGAATAAATTCAACTAAAAGCAATGCACACGAAGACGGTTATTATTTCCTAACTACTCTCAAACCGGGACTTACATACTCTGTTGAAATTTTTGCAGAAAATTATTTAAAAGAATATTATACTGTGTCACTTCCAAATACAGACAAGTACATTGAGGTTTCAAGGGACTTTACGTTAAAGCCGATGCAAAGGAATGCCAAAATTCCACTAACTGTATCACCTTTTGAATACAATAAATCAAAGCTCCGTTTCGGTTCTGCTGTTGCTCTTGAAAAGCTTGCAAATACATTCAAAAATAATCCAAATGTAAAGTTTACAATTGTTTCATATCCCGACACTGATGCAAACCCTCAGGAAAATAAAGAATTGACAAATAAGCGTGCAGATGCTTTACAGGATTATTTCATAGTTCAAGGCATTGAACCTTCAAGAATTTCAATAAAGGAATCCGAAAGTACTGACCCAAACATACCGCCTCCTACTGAGAAAAGAGCAAAAGGGAAAAAATATATAGGTTCGACATATATCATAATAAATGATTTTTAA
- a CDS encoding glycosyltransferase family 4 protein codes for MTKVILVTHFYPAHRGGVEIAAYNTAKILAESGNFQIAWCAADCDKPPENEYFFDYKPLNSTNIIEKILPFPYPIISPLEKLKLWGVLKKTDVVHIHDFIYHSNLMAFFLAKMMKKKVILTQHIGFIPYRNKVLRQVLTLINKTLGKFVISRCDSAIFISKSVMQYFSEICSRNEHFVHIPNPLDISIFKPVDESSRIELRQKLNLSEFTFLFVGRFTEKKGLEIIKIVAENFPDCTFIMAGHGAINPKDWKLPNIHVLSDRKGSGISELYSAADVLILPSYGEGFPLVVQEGIACGIDLIVSSEIVESEPDIRKFVNLVYNPSEKIEYFISNIKEYLSNFKYNYDNRLSKYNFAIKKWSEETIMQDYKDIFN; via the coding sequence ATGACCAAAGTCATCCTTGTTACCCATTTCTATCCGGCACATCGGGGAGGTGTGGAAATTGCGGCATATAATACTGCCAAAATACTCGCTGAAAGCGGGAACTTCCAAATTGCATGGTGTGCAGCTGATTGTGACAAGCCACCTGAAAATGAATATTTTTTTGATTACAAGCCTCTTAATTCGACTAATATTATTGAAAAAATACTTCCATTCCCGTATCCGATAATTTCGCCATTGGAAAAGTTGAAATTATGGGGTGTCCTAAAAAAAACGGATGTTGTACATATTCATGATTTTATATATCATTCCAATTTGATGGCATTTTTCTTAGCAAAAATGATGAAGAAAAAGGTTATTCTTACTCAGCATATTGGCTTTATACCATATAGAAATAAAGTGCTGAGGCAGGTGCTTACTTTAATTAATAAGACATTAGGTAAGTTTGTTATTTCAAGATGCGATAGTGCAATATTTATTAGCAAAAGTGTAATGCAATACTTTTCGGAAATATGCAGCAGAAATGAACACTTCGTGCATATACCAAATCCACTTGATATTAGTATTTTCAAACCAGTGGACGAAAGCTCAAGGATAGAATTAAGACAAAAATTAAATCTTTCAGAATTTACTTTTCTTTTTGTTGGGAGATTTACTGAGAAGAAAGGGCTTGAAATCATTAAAATTGTTGCTGAGAACTTCCCTGATTGTACATTTATAATGGCAGGACATGGAGCAATCAATCCGAAAGATTGGAAACTTCCAAACATACACGTATTGTCAGACAGAAAGGGTAGTGGAATATCCGAGCTTTATTCTGCTGCCGATGTGCTTATATTGCCAAGTTACGGAGAAGGATTTCCTCTTGTAGTGCAGGAAGGAATTGCCTGCGGAATTGATTTGATTGTATCATCTGAAATTGTAGAATCTGAACCCGACATTAGAAAGTTTGTAAATCTGGTTTATAATCCATCTGAGAAGATTGAATATTTCATTTCAAATATCAAGGAATATTTAAGCAATTTTAAATATAATTATGATAATCGTCTGTCAAAATATAATTTTGCAATTAAAAAATGGTCTGAGGAAACTATAATGCAAGATTATAAAGATATTTTCAATTAA
- a CDS encoding glycosyltransferase family 2 protein yields the protein MPCLNEEETVHICVWKARTFMNECGINGEVIIADNGSTDRSALLAANAGARVVNVKNKGYGSALMGGINAARGKYIIMADSDDSYDFLSLMPFVEKLRLGCDFVIGNRFKQKIASNAMPFLHKYLGNPILTFIGKSFFKSKIGDFHCGLRGFSRKAFDSLELQTTGMEFASEMIVKATLNKCTVSEVPVKLYPDGRSGKSHLNTWGDGWRHLRFLLLYSPRWLFLYPGLMLMLIGFGVTAWSLPNPRQTLDIHSIIFAVGALLIGFQAVFFAVFTKSFAVHERLLLGSSKIEGLLDKISLETLIKTGILLILLGISGGGYLVYIWQEGTFFEWGVTVTMRIAIFSFTFMVFGFQIIFSAFFYSYLKLQVRK from the coding sequence ATGCCTTGTCTCAACGAGGAAGAGACTGTTCATATTTGTGTTTGGAAAGCACGTACTTTTATGAATGAATGTGGTATAAATGGCGAAGTGATTATTGCAGATAACGGCTCGACAGATAGGTCTGCCCTGCTTGCTGCCAACGCAGGAGCCCGTGTTGTCAATGTAAAAAACAAAGGCTACGGCTCTGCTTTGATGGGTGGTATAAATGCTGCTCGAGGTAAATATATAATTATGGCAGACTCTGATGATAGTTACGACTTTTTATCCTTAATGCCATTTGTAGAAAAATTAAGACTGGGTTGCGATTTTGTTATTGGAAATCGTTTCAAACAAAAAATTGCAAGCAATGCAATGCCATTTCTCCACAAATACCTTGGAAATCCAATTCTGACATTTATAGGCAAATCATTTTTCAAAAGTAAAATTGGTGATTTTCATTGCGGTCTGCGTGGATTTTCCCGAAAAGCATTTGATAGTCTCGAACTTCAGACAACAGGAATGGAATTTGCAAGTGAGATGATTGTTAAAGCTACACTTAATAAATGTACAGTATCAGAAGTGCCTGTCAAACTCTATCCCGACGGAAGAAGCGGGAAATCTCATCTCAATACATGGGGGGATGGCTGGAGGCATTTGCGATTTTTGCTTTTGTATTCGCCGAGATGGTTATTCCTATATCCCGGATTGATGCTTATGCTGATTGGTTTTGGCGTGACTGCATGGTCACTTCCCAACCCCAGGCAGACTCTTGATATACACTCAATTATTTTTGCAGTAGGAGCACTTTTGATTGGATTTCAGGCAGTATTTTTTGCTGTTTTTACTAAATCTTTTGCTGTGCATGAGAGATTACTTTTGGGAAGCTCCAAGATTGAAGGCTTGCTTGACAAAATTTCACTCGAAACTCTTATAAAAACAGGTATACTGCTGATACTTCTTGGTATCTCCGGTGGAGGCTATCTTGTTTATATTTGGCAGGAAGGCACTTTTTTCGAGTGGGGAGTTACCGTAACAATGCGTATTGCAATATTCTCATTTACTTTTATGGTGTTCGGATTTCAAATCATATTTTCGGCATTTTTCTATAGCTATCTTAAATTGCAAGTAAGAAAATGA
- a CDS encoding T9SS type A sorting domain-containing protein — protein sequence MKRIILVLTMILTISAATISNEINAGMNSSFYFDGIDDLILVPSDVSINSKSMTIMMDFKVLDSGSLKSGMNKTSQFLLFKKNPEIHFNEGIAIFYDESAKNISAVASNRNRKQVYAYSPKGSIENNTWYSLIVSADSINIRLILDGKEQKSNQTGFSLVFDKEPLLIGGRSNVLLENEKYGGMFAGEMRNIKIFNQSLNEIGDDFLFSDNANDSILILDFSYHESNGIIHDKLSKNNGVMLRGRPSTKEKGTPDYIRIHPNPAKGKTEVRFKLKDDSDLKLIIRDLSGKEVQVLHQGILKKGEHEFNFIADSLSTGYYVCYLESGSSIRTASFIIAK from the coding sequence ATGAAAAGAATAATTTTAGTATTAACAATGATATTGACTATTAGTGCTGCCACAATTTCAAATGAAATAAATGCAGGGATGAATTCATCATTTTATTTTGATGGAATTGATGACCTCATACTTGTACCAAGCGATGTCAGTATCAATTCTAAATCAATGACAATAATGATGGATTTTAAGGTTCTTGATTCAGGATCGCTGAAATCCGGTATGAACAAAACAAGTCAATTCCTTCTGTTTAAGAAAAATCCTGAGATACACTTCAATGAAGGTATAGCAATATTTTATGATGAGTCAGCAAAAAATATTTCTGCTGTTGCAAGCAATCGTAATCGTAAACAGGTCTATGCCTATAGCCCAAAAGGCTCTATAGAAAACAATACATGGTACTCACTTATTGTTTCTGCTGACAGCATAAATATAAGACTGATTCTTGACGGTAAGGAACAAAAGAGTAATCAGACCGGCTTCAGTTTAGTTTTTGACAAAGAACCCTTATTGATTGGAGGAAGAAGTAACGTTTTGCTGGAGAATGAAAAGTACGGCGGTATGTTTGCAGGCGAAATGAGAAATATCAAAATTTTCAATCAATCCTTAAATGAGATTGGTGATGATTTCCTGTTTTCCGATAATGCAAATGATTCAATTTTAATTTTGGATTTCAGTTATCATGAGTCTAATGGAATTATTCATGATAAATTAAGTAAGAACAATGGTGTTATGCTACGTGGCAGACCTTCAACAAAAGAAAAAGGAACACCTGATTATATAAGAATTCACCCTAATCCTGCAAAAGGCAAAACCGAAGTAAGATTCAAACTTAAAGATGATTCTGATTTGAAACTCATTATTCGTGATTTATCCGGAAAAGAAGTACAAGTATTACATCAAGGTATTTTAAAAAAAGGTGAGCATGAATTTAATTTCATTGCAGATTCACTTAGTACAGGCTATTATGTCTGCTATTTGGAATCCGGTTCGAGCATAAGAACAGCATCATTTATCATTGCAAAATAA
- a CDS encoding HlyC/CorC family transporter, which yields MDISTEIGIYLVLLILINLKVALSRRALTKFKAYCDEHQIESKSLLNKSAIKISQNIKSYKVTFGLILIIVYLLTGYITGKLIAIEVFNFDINDFWGNFNANIFLIIFIILVVYPFMLFSNNILPRYVSGKVQYIIALWSVIPIQIIHFICYPVRLIVKLYDIIFGVFFENTQTNSDHNSEEEIRVIIEESTKAGNLELNESILIDNIFEFKDTVARQIMTPRKNIIALGDDWSENEILDTITGEGYSRYPVFSETLDNVTGILHAKDLVNLLINKELINIKDILRQVSFVKEEDYIDEILRDFQKNKIQMAVVLDEFGGTSGIITMEDILEEIVGEIHDEHDEVNKLLEFIGDNEFLADATAPIRDLNEILPQPLPASDDYESLGGLIINETEIIPEINTEIKFGNYVFIVVKRQKSRLEKIKIKYFPINES from the coding sequence ATGGATATAAGTACCGAAATTGGTATATATTTAGTTTTGTTAATATTGATTAACTTAAAAGTAGCTCTGTCAAGGAGAGCACTCACGAAATTTAAAGCATATTGTGACGAACACCAGATTGAATCAAAAAGTTTACTTAATAAATCAGCTATCAAAATTTCACAGAATATAAAAAGTTACAAAGTAACTTTTGGCTTAATTTTGATAATTGTATATTTGTTGACAGGATATATTACAGGCAAGCTTATCGCAATCGAAGTATTCAATTTCGATATTAATGATTTTTGGGGAAATTTTAATGCCAATATTTTTCTTATAATTTTTATAATTCTGGTAGTTTATCCCTTTATGCTGTTTTCAAATAACATTCTTCCGAGATATGTTTCAGGCAAAGTTCAGTATATAATTGCTCTTTGGTCGGTGATACCTATACAAATAATACATTTTATATGTTACCCTGTCAGATTAATAGTCAAACTTTATGACATTATTTTTGGTGTTTTTTTTGAAAATACACAAACAAACTCCGATCACAATTCTGAAGAAGAAATTCGTGTAATTATTGAAGAAAGTACTAAAGCCGGCAATCTTGAACTTAACGAAAGTATTCTGATTGATAATATTTTCGAGTTCAAAGATACTGTTGCAAGGCAAATTATGACACCAAGAAAAAATATTATAGCTCTCGGTGATGACTGGAGCGAAAATGAAATACTCGATACAATAACAGGAGAAGGATATTCGAGATATCCTGTGTTTTCTGAAACACTTGATAATGTAACAGGAATTCTTCATGCTAAAGACTTAGTCAATTTGCTGATAAATAAAGAATTAATTAATATTAAAGATATTCTCAGACAAGTTTCATTTGTAAAGGAAGAAGATTATATTGATGAAATACTAAGAGATTTCCAAAAGAATAAAATTCAAATGGCAGTTGTTCTTGACGAGTTCGGTGGCACTTCAGGCATAATTACGATGGAAGATATTTTAGAAGAAATTGTTGGAGAAATTCATGATGAACACGATGAAGTAAATAAATTACTTGAATTTATTGGAGATAACGAATTTCTTGCGGATGCTACCGCACCTATAAGAGATTTGAACGAGATTTTACCACAGCCCCTGCCTGCCAGCGACGATTATGAATCTCTTGGCGGATTAATTATTAACGAAACTGAAATTATTCCTGAAATAAATACAGAAATTAAGTTTGGGAATTATGTATTCATTGTCGTTAAAAGACAAAAATCAAGGCTGGAAAAAATTAAAATCAAATATTTTCCTATAAATGAGTCATAA
- the recO gene encoding DNA repair protein RecO: protein MIVTSEGIVLNSRKYSESSKILSLYSADYGKISLIAKGARMPKSKFGSSLEPLSCASATFYMKPNQELYLLSKSELARKWLRIYNSSEHLTAGFVIIETISLTQLQKHPNPELYSLLSDCIEYLNELHENPYSIVIWFFCRFSEIMGFELNINSVAIRDGLIYPIQVDSGSVEYENSGENVKYFKMNSIVLAKLVELNQAEIDLSTKINLNKVEIATIYNFFGTYFSYHFDMKFVLKTGNIF from the coding sequence ATGATTGTTACAAGCGAAGGAATCGTTCTAAACTCAAGAAAATACAGCGAAAGCAGTAAAATACTTAGTTTGTACTCAGCTGATTACGGAAAAATATCTCTCATTGCCAAGGGAGCCCGAATGCCAAAGAGTAAGTTTGGAAGCTCGCTTGAACCACTATCTTGCGCAAGTGCAACATTCTATATGAAGCCCAATCAGGAATTATACCTTCTTTCAAAATCTGAACTTGCCAGAAAATGGCTGCGAATTTATAATAGTTCTGAGCATCTGACTGCCGGATTCGTGATTATTGAAACAATATCATTAACTCAGCTTCAGAAACATCCCAATCCTGAACTTTACTCGCTTCTCAGCGACTGCATTGAATATCTGAATGAACTTCATGAAAATCCTTACAGTATTGTTATTTGGTTTTTTTGCCGATTTTCAGAAATTATGGGATTTGAACTTAATATCAACAGTGTAGCTATTCGGGATGGTTTAATATATCCAATTCAAGTTGACAGTGGTAGTGTAGAATATGAAAATTCCGGTGAAAATGTTAAATATTTCAAGATGAATTCTATTGTATTAGCAAAACTTGTTGAACTGAATCAAGCTGAAATTGATTTATCAACAAAAATTAATTTAAATAAAGTAGAAATCGCTACTATTTACAATTTTTTCGGCACATATTTTTCTTATCATTTTGATATGAAATTTGTTTTAAAAACCGGAAATATATTTTAA
- a CDS encoding sigma-70 family RNA polymerase sigma factor, whose translation MSDNNINIHIRNVQNGDLNAFRFLIDNYKQMAMSIALRILKNRDDAQDAVQESFILAYQNIQKYNFSTKFSTWFYKIVLNKSLSIIRKSKPEFISIDEDPAIEEIPDDEFDHYDSELIQKIIESAIERLNDNEAIILRLYYYDDLKVEEIAKLFEVTYTNAKVILHRARLKLKKILMNEFKSEMEERL comes from the coding sequence ATGAGCGATAACAATATAAATATTCATATAAGAAATGTTCAGAATGGCGACCTTAATGCTTTTAGGTTTCTGATTGATAATTATAAACAAATGGCAATGAGTATTGCGCTTAGAATTTTGAAAAATCGAGATGATGCCCAGGATGCAGTACAGGAGTCATTCATATTAGCGTACCAAAATATACAAAAGTATAATTTTTCAACAAAATTCAGTACATGGTTCTATAAAATAGTACTTAATAAATCTCTGTCAATAATCAGAAAAAGCAAACCTGAATTTATATCAATTGACGAAGATCCTGCTATTGAAGAAATACCTGATGATGAATTTGATCATTATGATAGTGAATTAATTCAAAAAATAATTGAATCCGCAATTGAACGTTTAAATGATAATGAAGCGATTATATTACGATTATATTATTATGATGACCTAAAAGTTGAAGAGATTGCAAAACTGTTTGAAGTTACTTATACAAATGCAAAAGTTATTTTACACAGGGCAAGACTGAAACTTAAAAAAATTCTGATGAATGAATTTAAAAGTGAAATGGAAGAAAGATTATGA